The genomic DNA TCGTCGTCGACGCCCTGGGCAAGCGCTGCCCGGTCCCGGTGATCGAGCTGGCCAAGCGGATCGGGGACGTCCCGGTCGGCGGCACGGTCGTCGTGCTGGCCGACGACGCGGCGGCCCGGCTGGACATCCCGGCCTGGTGCGAGATGCGGGGCCACGAGTACTTGGGCGCGGAGGGCACTCGCTTCACGGTTCGACGGACGTTCTGAGAGCGGGGCTCGGGGAACCGCGAGGCCGACCACGCGGACGGCCCTACGTGCGCTGTCGGCCGATCACGGGTTGGCCTCGCGGTTCCCCGAGCCCCCCGGTGAACTCACCGTGCGAGCTTGGCCGTGACCTCGGCGGCTGCCGTGTCGCCGTAGGCGGCGGTGAAGCGCTCGATGAAGTGGCCGCGGCGGAGCTCGTACTCCTGGGTGCCGACGGTCTCGATCACCAGGGTGGCGAGCATGCAGCCGATCTGGGCGGCGCGCTCCAGGCCGAGCTCCCAGGAGAGGCCGGCGAGGAAGCCGGCGCGGAAGCCGTCGCCGACGCCGGTGGGGTCGGCCTTGCGCTCCTCCGCCGGGCAGCCGACGGTGATGTCGGGCTCGCCCTTGCGCTGGATGCGGACGCCCTTCGCGCCGAGCGTGGTGACCCGGGTGCCCACCCGGTCGAGGATCTCCTCCGCGCCCCAGCCGGTCTTGGTCTCGATCAGCGCGGCCTCGTACTCGTTGGTGAACAGGTACGCGGCGCCGTCCACGATCTCCCGGATGTCGTCGCCCTCCAGGCGGGCCAGCTGCTGGGAGGGGTCGGCGGCGAAGGCGAACCCGCGGGTGCGGCACTCCTGGGTGTGGCGGACCATCGCGGCCGGGTCGTCCGCCCCGATCAGCACCAGGTCCAGCCCGCCGACCCGGTCGGCGATCGGCTTGATCTCGATCTGCCGGGCCTCGGCCATCGCCCCGGTGTAGAAGGACGCGATCTGGTTGTGGTCCTCGTCGGTGGTGCACATGAAGCGCGCGGTGTGGCGGGTCTCCGAGATGTGCACGGAGTCGCAGTCCACGCCGTGGCGCTCCAGCCAGCTGCGGTACTCCTCGAAGTCGGCACCGGCGGCGCCGACCAGGATCGGGCGCAGGCCGAGCACGCCCATGCCGAAGGCGATGTTCGGGGCGACGCCGCCGCGGCGGATGTCGAGGGCGTCCACCAGGAAGGAGAGCGAGACGGTGTGGAGCTGCTCGGCGACCAGCTGATCGGCGAACCGGCCGGGGAAGGTCATGAGGTGATCGGTGGCGATCGAGCCGGCGACGGCGATACGCACGGGGGTCTCCTTGGGCGGCCCGGAGGGGCCGAGAGCTGCGGCAACAACTCACCCACGGTACAGGGCGGCGGCCGGGCGGCCGGTACGCCCCGAACAGGTACTACCCCCGAGTAGACCTGGTCTGTCGCGACGGGTCGGCCTAGGGTCGACAGCGGCGGGGCCTTTCCGCCCGCCCTCTTGAGGTCCGCGGCAGCGTCGCCGCGGCCCGGCGATCGGAGCGTTGAACCGATGAAGCCCAGTCACTCCGCCGGTTGGATCCCGAGCACCCCGCGCGGCGACGCCGACCCGGACTCCCTCGAACTGCTGCTCTCCTCCTCGCGCCGGCTGGTCCGGTTCTGGCCGCCGGCGGAGACCCGGCCGGAGCCGTACCCGCCGCTGTCGACGGGGGTACGGGTGCCGGCCGAGGCCCGCCGAGTGGTCGCGGGGATGGCCGAGTACGGCGGCTGACCCCGGGCGCGGCACCCGGACGGAACCGAGTTCCTCCCGAGCACGTCAAACCCGGGCAGTGCCGCCGCAGCGCGCTGCACGACCCTCGGGAGGAACGCAGACCATGGACGAGCACAGGACCACCTCGAACCGCCGCCGGGCCGCCGTCATGGCGGGTGCACTGCTGGCCGCCGGCGTGTTGACCGCGTGCGGGAGCGGGTCGGGCGGTTCGGCGTCGAGCGCGGGAGCGAGTGTGAGCGGATCTCCGAGCAGCAGTGCCCCGTCCTCGCCGGCGCCGGGCAGCCCGTCCGCGAGCGCGTCGCCCGCGCCGTCGGCGAGCGCCTCGCAGCCGACCCCGCAGCCCACCACGCCGGGCATCGCGGTCGGCGAGCCGGACCCGACCGCGGTGAAGATCCCCGCCACCGGGTACCGGCTGGACAGCCCGACGTCGATCACGGTCTTCTTCGAGGCCGGCATCTGCGACAAGTACGGGCTGAAGGTGGAGGAGGACACTCCCCCGATCCTGAAGGTCCGGGTGGTGATCACCCAGACGGCGCCGCGCGGCCAGGCCTGCCCGCAGGTG from Kitasatospora terrestris includes the following:
- a CDS encoding carbohydrate kinase family protein gives rise to the protein MRIAVAGSIATDHLMTFPGRFADQLVAEQLHTVSLSFLVDALDIRRGGVAPNIAFGMGVLGLRPILVGAAGADFEEYRSWLERHGVDCDSVHISETRHTARFMCTTDEDHNQIASFYTGAMAEARQIEIKPIADRVGGLDLVLIGADDPAAMVRHTQECRTRGFAFAADPSQQLARLEGDDIREIVDGAAYLFTNEYEAALIETKTGWGAEEILDRVGTRVTTLGAKGVRIQRKGEPDITVGCPAEERKADPTGVGDGFRAGFLAGLSWELGLERAAQIGCMLATLVIETVGTQEYELRRGHFIERFTAAYGDTAAAEVTAKLAR